A section of the Dermacoccus nishinomiyaensis genome encodes:
- a CDS encoding alkaline phosphatase D family protein, whose product MQTSDEPIVLGPMVRYTSECEASMWVETRDAGEVAVITDGGRWSARTFGAHGHHYALVILDGLEPGQTYGYRVEVNGEQAWPLADSPFPDPFFKTLLHSRPTKMAFGSCRTSEPHDAKSNRKNGIDSLRAVAHEIARDPHDERWPDLVVLLGDQVYADETSEAMQEYIEARRGLDAPPGEELKDYVEYAHLYRLAYSEPAVRWLLSTLPSAMIFDDHDVRDDWNTSQTWHEKMNATPWWHERIVGALGSYWVYQHCGNLSPEALADDELWQLITSHTGDDELDITAAVDAFAERVDEDPTTYRFSYTRDLGESKLIVVDSRAARDLRPDHRAMLDADELRWLDDELRGDVEHLFIGTSLPFFMPEGLHMLEALDEAAAEGTWGRPAAFLGEKLRQVVDLEHWAAFSDTFFKVSDMLFEVARGERGRAPRTITFLSGDIHNSFLSEVNGGEELTSRIFQAVCSPIRNPLPRHVRALQAMIGKGLAFPLRAVVERTSVRTPSFRWRTTHGPWFDNNLAVVEVTGDGLDFRWLTGEIRDGDLEHPHTRVVSDIRIEGDGESKRLDTWQPLGIRILTRVAHLRR is encoded by the coding sequence ATGCAGACCAGCGACGAGCCGATCGTCCTGGGGCCGATGGTGCGCTACACCAGCGAATGCGAAGCGTCGATGTGGGTCGAGACCCGCGACGCCGGGGAGGTCGCCGTCATCACCGACGGTGGGCGCTGGAGCGCGCGCACGTTCGGCGCACACGGGCATCACTACGCCCTCGTGATCCTGGACGGTCTCGAGCCGGGGCAGACGTACGGCTACCGCGTCGAGGTGAACGGCGAACAGGCGTGGCCCCTGGCGGACTCGCCGTTCCCCGACCCGTTCTTCAAGACGCTGCTGCACTCACGCCCCACGAAGATGGCGTTCGGCAGCTGCCGCACGAGCGAACCGCACGATGCGAAGAGCAACCGCAAGAACGGCATCGACTCGCTGCGCGCCGTCGCGCACGAGATCGCCCGCGACCCTCACGACGAGCGGTGGCCCGACCTCGTCGTGCTGCTCGGCGACCAGGTCTACGCCGACGAGACGTCGGAGGCGATGCAGGAGTACATCGAGGCGCGCCGCGGGCTCGACGCGCCGCCCGGCGAGGAGCTCAAGGACTACGTCGAGTACGCGCACCTGTACCGCCTCGCCTACAGCGAACCGGCGGTGAGGTGGCTGCTGTCGACGCTGCCGAGCGCGATGATCTTCGACGACCACGACGTGCGTGACGACTGGAACACGTCGCAGACGTGGCACGAGAAGATGAACGCGACGCCCTGGTGGCACGAGCGCATCGTCGGCGCACTCGGGTCGTACTGGGTCTATCAGCACTGTGGCAACCTCTCGCCCGAGGCGCTCGCCGATGACGAGCTGTGGCAGCTCATCACGTCGCACACCGGGGACGACGAGCTCGACATCACCGCCGCCGTCGACGCGTTTGCCGAGCGGGTTGACGAGGACCCGACGACGTACCGCTTCTCCTACACCCGTGATCTGGGCGAGTCGAAGCTCATCGTCGTCGACTCGCGGGCGGCGCGCGACCTACGTCCCGATCACCGCGCGATGCTCGACGCGGACGAACTGCGCTGGCTCGATGACGAGTTGCGCGGCGACGTCGAGCACCTGTTCATCGGCACCTCGCTGCCGTTCTTCATGCCCGAGGGCCTGCACATGCTCGAGGCGCTCGACGAGGCCGCGGCCGAGGGGACGTGGGGCCGTCCGGCGGCGTTCTTGGGGGAGAAGCTGCGTCAGGTCGTCGACCTCGAGCACTGGGCGGCGTTCAGCGACACGTTCTTCAAGGTCAGCGACATGCTGTTCGAGGTCGCGCGTGGTGAGCGTGGCCGAGCGCCGAGGACGATCACGTTCCTGTCGGGCGACATCCACAACTCGTTCCTGTCGGAGGTCAACGGCGGCGAGGAGCTGACGTCGCGCATCTTCCAGGCCGTCTGCTCGCCGATCCGTAACCCGCTGCCGCGCCACGTGCGCGCGCTGCAGGCGATGATCGGCAAGGGCCTCGCGTTCCCGCTGCGCGCCGTCGTCGAGCGCACGAGCGTGCGCACGCCGTCGTTCCGCTGGCGCACGACGCACGGGCCGTGGTTCGACAACAACCTCGCAGTCGTCGAGGTGACGGGCGACGGTCTCGACTTCCGCTGGCTGACCGGCGAGATCCGCGACGGCGACCTCGAGCACCCGCACACGCGGGTCGTCAGCGACATCCGCATCGAGGGTGACGGTGAGTCGAAGCGTCTCGACACGTGGCAGCCACTCGGCATTCGGATCCTGACGCGCGTGGCGCACCTTCGTCGATAG
- a CDS encoding YihY/virulence factor BrkB family protein, translating to MNSVERADGFQRRHPALGYPIGVIYKFVDDQGAYLAALITYYGFLSIFPLLLLLQSVLGFVIDGDDRLRQQILDSVLAQIPVLGPSLHSASIESLTGSVSAIVIGAIVALYGGLGVAQAIQHTSNHCWAVPRNSRPNPILMRVRSGAIIMFLGAALIAIGILPTLWKPLQSWAWLLNVVFGTGIFLLLMKMTNARGEGWGRLAPGAFFISFAWQFFVANSTTFTNIFGARSTGTYGTYGGILTLLLASYLMSLSFVIGTEINVVLHKHLYPRSLMTQFTDDVDLTLADQQAYAGQAQMQRFKNYESIDVVFDKDGDGLADQPSDLDVRWKDAVRAHDDWLQTRHPMRPSGMWGLNAENEDRSSADGSE from the coding sequence GTGAACTCAGTGGAGCGTGCCGACGGGTTCCAGCGTCGACATCCGGCGCTGGGCTACCCGATCGGTGTCATCTACAAGTTCGTCGACGACCAGGGCGCCTACCTCGCGGCGCTGATCACGTACTACGGGTTCCTGTCGATCTTTCCGCTCCTGCTGTTGCTGCAGTCGGTTCTCGGCTTCGTCATCGACGGTGACGACCGGTTGCGTCAGCAGATCCTCGACTCGGTGCTCGCGCAGATCCCGGTGCTCGGGCCGTCGCTGCACTCCGCGTCGATCGAGTCGCTGACGGGCAGCGTGTCGGCCATCGTCATCGGCGCGATCGTGGCGCTCTACGGTGGCCTCGGCGTGGCGCAGGCGATCCAGCACACGAGCAACCACTGCTGGGCGGTGCCGCGCAACAGCCGCCCGAACCCGATCCTCATGCGCGTGCGCAGTGGCGCCATCATCATGTTCCTCGGGGCGGCGCTCATCGCCATCGGCATCCTGCCGACGCTGTGGAAGCCGTTGCAGAGCTGGGCGTGGTTGCTCAACGTCGTGTTCGGCACGGGCATCTTCCTGCTGCTCATGAAGATGACGAACGCGCGCGGCGAGGGCTGGGGGCGTCTCGCGCCGGGCGCGTTCTTCATCAGTTTCGCCTGGCAGTTCTTCGTCGCGAACAGCACGACCTTCACGAACATCTTCGGGGCCCGTTCGACAGGCACCTACGGCACCTATGGCGGCATCCTGACGCTGCTTCTCGCCAGTTACCTCATGTCGTTGTCGTTCGTCATCGGCACCGAGATCAACGTCGTGCTGCACAAGCATCTGTACCCGCGTTCCCTCATGACACAGTTCACCGACGACGTCGACCTGACGCTCGCCGACCAGCAGGCGTACGCGGGGCAGGCGCAGATGCAACGGTTCAAGAACTACGAATCCATCGACGTCGTCTTCGACAAGGACGGCGACGGTCTCGCCGATCAGCCCTCGGATCTCGACGTGCGGTGGAAGGATGCGGTGCGGGCTCACGACGACTGGTTGCAGACTCGCCACCCGATGCGCCCGAGCGGCATGTGGGGCCTGAACGCCGAGAACGAGGATCGCAGCAGCGCGGACGGGAGCGAATGA
- a CDS encoding polyribonucleotide nucleotidyltransferase, producing the protein MEGPEIQFAEAVIDNGSFGTRTVRFETGRLAKQANGAVMAYLDDDTCLLSTTTASKQPKEHFDFFPLTVDVEERSYAAGKIPGSFFRREGRPSTDAILTCRLIDRPLRPAFKKGLRNEVQVVITVLAQNPDVQYDVLAINGASASTQISGLPFTGPIGGVRVSLIDGQWVAFPNFSDIERSAFDMVVAGRIVGDDVAIMMVEAESTESTWNLVKNGTQAPTEEVVAEGLEAAKKFIRVLCEAQMELAKQAAKEVQDFPVFLDYQDDVYEAVAKDGTDQTAAAMTIAGKAERESKLDEIKDALKAELAGEGKPFEGRESEVSAAFRSLQKQLVRERILRDKVRIDGRGLADIRALSAEVEVLPRVHGSAIFERGETQIMGVTTLNMLRMEQQIDSLSPRTRKRYMHHYNFPPFSTGETGRVGSPKRREIGHGALAERALMPVLPTREEFPYAIRQVSEALGSNGSTSMGSVCASTLSLLNAGVPLRAPVAGIAMGLVSAEIDGETQYAALTDILGAEDAFGDMDFKVAGTREFVTAIQLDTKLDGIPAQVLAGALTQARDARLHILDVMNEAIDAPDEMSPFAPRVLAVKIPVDKIGEVIGPKGKMINQIQEDTGADLSIEDDGTVYIGATDGPSAEAARNAVNAIANPQMPEVGERFLGTVVKTTTFGAFVSLLPGKDGLLHISEVRKLIGGKRIDAVEDVLKIGRKVQVELKEIDPRGKLSLGVVEEAKADDAPEAPNETTPAAPADVDADSADAAAKIADAAGHMDSGHASDEDGERKPRQRRRGGRGRGRGNDAAEGRGDAASDQLVDAGDDDQAASATSEDA; encoded by the coding sequence ATGGAGGGTCCCGAGATCCAGTTCGCCGAAGCCGTCATCGACAACGGCTCGTTCGGCACCCGCACCGTCCGCTTCGAGACGGGCCGCCTGGCCAAGCAGGCCAATGGCGCCGTCATGGCGTACCTCGACGACGACACGTGCCTGCTGTCGACGACGACGGCCAGCAAGCAGCCGAAGGAGCACTTCGACTTCTTCCCGCTGACGGTCGATGTCGAGGAGCGCAGCTACGCCGCCGGCAAGATCCCCGGCTCGTTCTTCCGCCGCGAGGGTCGCCCCTCGACGGACGCCATCCTCACCTGCCGTCTCATCGACCGCCCGCTGCGCCCGGCCTTCAAGAAGGGTCTGCGCAACGAGGTCCAGGTCGTCATCACCGTGCTCGCGCAGAACCCGGACGTGCAGTACGACGTCCTCGCGATCAACGGTGCGTCCGCGTCGACGCAGATCTCCGGTCTGCCGTTCACGGGCCCGATCGGTGGCGTCCGCGTCTCCCTCATCGACGGCCAGTGGGTCGCCTTCCCGAACTTCTCCGACATCGAGCGCTCGGCGTTCGACATGGTCGTCGCCGGCCGCATCGTGGGTGATGATGTCGCCATCATGATGGTCGAGGCGGAGTCGACGGAGTCGACGTGGAACCTCGTGAAGAACGGCACACAGGCCCCGACCGAAGAGGTCGTCGCCGAGGGCCTCGAGGCCGCGAAGAAGTTCATCCGCGTCCTGTGCGAGGCCCAGATGGAGCTCGCGAAGCAGGCGGCCAAGGAGGTCCAGGACTTCCCGGTCTTCCTCGACTACCAGGACGACGTGTACGAGGCCGTCGCGAAGGACGGCACCGACCAGACGGCCGCCGCGATGACGATCGCGGGCAAGGCCGAGCGCGAGAGCAAGCTCGACGAGATCAAGGACGCGCTCAAGGCCGAGCTGGCCGGCGAGGGCAAGCCGTTCGAGGGCCGCGAGTCCGAGGTCTCCGCCGCGTTCCGCTCGCTGCAGAAGCAGCTCGTGCGCGAGCGCATCCTGCGCGACAAGGTCCGCATCGACGGCCGTGGCCTCGCCGACATCCGCGCGCTCTCGGCCGAGGTCGAGGTGCTGCCGCGCGTGCACGGTTCCGCGATCTTCGAGCGCGGCGAGACGCAGATCATGGGCGTCACGACGCTCAACATGCTGCGCATGGAGCAGCAGATTGACTCGCTGTCGCCGAGAACGCGCAAGCGTTACATGCACCACTACAACTTCCCGCCGTTCTCGACGGGTGAGACGGGTCGCGTCGGTTCGCCGAAGCGTCGCGAGATCGGCCACGGCGCGCTCGCCGAGCGTGCGCTCATGCCGGTGCTGCCGACGCGTGAGGAGTTCCCGTACGCCATCCGTCAGGTCTCCGAGGCACTCGGCTCGAACGGTTCGACGTCGATGGGTTCGGTCTGCGCCTCGACGCTGTCGCTGCTCAACGCCGGTGTGCCGCTGCGCGCGCCCGTCGCCGGTATCGCGATGGGTCTCGTCTCCGCCGAGATCGACGGTGAGACGCAGTACGCCGCGCTCACCGACATCCTCGGCGCCGAGGACGCGTTCGGCGACATGGACTTCAAGGTCGCCGGTACGCGCGAGTTCGTCACGGCCATCCAGCTCGACACGAAGCTCGACGGCATCCCCGCGCAGGTGCTCGCCGGCGCGCTGACGCAGGCCCGCGACGCGCGTCTGCACATCCTCGACGTCATGAACGAGGCAATCGACGCTCCCGACGAGATGTCGCCGTTCGCTCCGCGCGTGCTCGCCGTCAAGATCCCCGTCGACAAGATCGGTGAGGTCATCGGCCCGAAGGGCAAGATGATCAACCAGATCCAGGAGGACACCGGCGCCGACCTGTCGATCGAGGACGACGGCACGGTCTACATCGGTGCGACGGACGGCCCGAGCGCCGAGGCTGCGCGCAACGCCGTCAACGCCATCGCGAACCCGCAGATGCCGGAGGTCGGCGAGCGCTTCCTCGGCACCGTCGTCAAGACGACGACGTTCGGCGCGTTCGTCTCGCTCCTGCCGGGCAAGGACGGCCTGCTGCACATCTCCGAGGTGCGCAAGCTCATCGGCGGCAAGCGCATCGACGCCGTCGAGGACGTCCTCAAGATCGGCCGGAAGGTCCAGGTCGAGCTCAAGGAGATCGACCCGCGCGGCAAGCTGTCGCTCGGTGTCGTCGAGGAGGCCAAGGCCGACGACGCGCCCGAGGCGCCGAACGAGACGACGCCGGCCGCTCCGGCCGACGTCGACGCCGACAGCGCTGACGCCGCCGCGAAGATCGCCGACGCTGCGGGCCACATGGACTCCGGTCACGCGAGCGATGAGGACGGCGAGCGCAAGCCGCGTCAGCGTCGTCGTGGCGGCCGTGGCCGTGGCCGCGGCAACGACGCTGCCGAGGGCCGCGGTGACGCCGCGTCCGACCAGCTCGTCGACGCCGGTGACGACGACCAGGCGGCATCCGCGACGTCCGAGGACGCCTGA
- the rpsO gene encoding 30S ribosomal protein S15 has protein sequence MPLDVETKKKIIAEYGTSEGDTGSPEVQIALLTQRIKDLTEHSRTHKHDHHSRRGLLLLVGQRKRMLRYLESVDIERYRSLIKRLGLRR, from the coding sequence ATGCCCCTGGACGTTGAAACGAAGAAGAAGATCATCGCCGAGTACGGCACGTCCGAAGGCGACACCGGCTCGCCCGAGGTTCAGATCGCCCTGCTGACGCAGCGCATCAAGGACCTGACGGAGCACTCGCGCACGCACAAGCACGACCACCACAGCCGTCGTGGTCTGCTCCTGCTCGTCGGTCAGCGCAAGCGCATGCTGCGTTACCTCGAGTCGGTCGACATCGAGCGTTACCGCTCGCTGATCAAGCGTCTCGGCCTGCGCCGTTGA
- a CDS encoding penicillin-binding transpeptidase domain-containing protein, with the protein MPGRRRQASRPRTGSRAAGGRRATLGPFLLPERIGSRRGTGGTSAAQRRLAIYLVLTFVAAIVLVGRLAQLQLVDARANRAAADAMTTRAAVVPAVRGRILAADGSVLVGNGSTTTLTITPDQLRRPENAHRILSRVAHAIDRPVADLERRTATCGTKGAAPAPVCFSGQPFEPVPIASDVPTEAVSGILEQPERYPGVAATTRPTRTYGPSGSSLAQVLGYLTTTTADDVTAAREAGREAPATTALLGRAGLEQQYDTQLRGRDGRRVVSITPTGEAERVVADEAPTNGADVRTSLDPGLQKSAADALTKGIAAARKGGSKADSGSVVVMDADSGQVAALTNQPTYDPSVWNGGITQAEWDTLTRGGSDPLSNRAVTVAGPPASTFKAVSLFGAAAAGVDPKGAYDCPSSLRIGNRTFTNFESEAHGRIDIPTALEVSCDTVFYRWAYRSWLDAGGAKASVDAPDAFAAAARTFGFGARTGVDLPGEASGAVTDRAQKRRDWEATRAQSCERAKRGYPEVTDKARAAYLKQVAQENCTSGYVLHAGDAVNLAIGQGDVSATPLQMAATYAAVATGGTRVTPTLVPNATSAQTETTSLHLDPAMLAVERDGLARVLRSGTASDAFAGFDLARFPISGKTGTAEVYGKQATAWFASYMPEPVAGHRYVVVVRVDQGGEGGRVAAPIGRAVWDAIARRGA; encoded by the coding sequence GTGCCCGGGCGCCGCCGTCAGGCCAGCCGGCCACGAACCGGTTCGCGTGCCGCGGGTGGCCGACGCGCCACGCTGGGGCCGTTTCTCCTGCCGGAACGCATCGGTTCTCGGCGAGGTACGGGTGGCACCTCGGCGGCCCAACGGCGCCTCGCGATCTACCTCGTCCTGACGTTCGTCGCCGCGATCGTGCTTGTCGGACGCCTGGCCCAACTGCAGCTCGTCGACGCTCGGGCGAACCGCGCGGCCGCCGATGCGATGACGACGCGGGCCGCCGTCGTCCCGGCCGTGCGCGGACGCATCCTTGCCGCGGACGGCAGTGTGCTCGTCGGCAACGGCTCCACGACGACGCTGACGATCACGCCCGACCAACTGCGCCGTCCGGAGAACGCTCATCGCATCCTGAGCCGCGTCGCGCACGCCATCGACCGCCCCGTCGCCGACCTTGAACGGCGCACCGCGACCTGCGGCACGAAGGGCGCCGCGCCGGCACCGGTGTGTTTTTCCGGTCAGCCGTTCGAGCCCGTGCCGATCGCCTCGGATGTCCCGACGGAGGCCGTCAGCGGCATCCTCGAACAGCCGGAGCGCTACCCGGGCGTCGCGGCGACGACCCGCCCCACACGCACGTACGGCCCGAGCGGCAGCTCGCTCGCGCAGGTGCTCGGCTACCTCACGACGACGACGGCGGACGACGTCACCGCCGCGCGCGAGGCCGGCCGCGAAGCTCCCGCGACGACGGCGCTGCTCGGGCGCGCGGGCCTGGAGCAGCAGTACGACACGCAACTGCGCGGCCGCGACGGACGCCGCGTCGTGAGCATCACGCCGACGGGGGAGGCCGAGCGCGTCGTGGCGGACGAGGCGCCGACGAACGGCGCCGATGTGCGCACGAGCCTCGACCCCGGGCTGCAGAAGTCCGCGGCCGACGCGCTCACGAAGGGGATCGCCGCGGCCCGTAAGGGCGGGTCGAAGGCCGATTCGGGTTCCGTCGTCGTCATGGATGCCGATTCGGGTCAGGTGGCGGCGCTGACGAACCAGCCCACCTACGACCCGAGCGTCTGGAACGGCGGCATCACCCAGGCCGAGTGGGACACGTTGACGCGCGGCGGCTCCGACCCGCTCTCGAACCGTGCGGTGACGGTGGCAGGGCCGCCGGCGTCGACGTTCAAGGCGGTGTCGCTGTTCGGGGCGGCCGCGGCTGGTGTCGACCCGAAGGGGGCGTACGACTGCCCGAGTTCGCTGCGCATCGGCAACCGCACGTTCACCAACTTCGAGTCGGAGGCGCACGGTCGCATCGACATCCCGACGGCCCTCGAGGTTTCCTGCGACACCGTCTTCTACCGCTGGGCCTACCGCAGCTGGCTCGACGCAGGCGGGGCGAAAGCCTCCGTCGACGCACCCGACGCGTTCGCCGCAGCCGCCCGCACGTTCGGCTTCGGTGCCCGCACCGGCGTCGACCTGCCCGGCGAGGCGAGCGGCGCCGTCACCGACCGGGCGCAGAAGCGACGCGACTGGGAGGCGACGCGCGCCCAGAGCTGCGAGCGCGCGAAGCGCGGCTACCCCGAGGTCACGGACAAGGCGCGGGCGGCTTACCTGAAGCAGGTGGCGCAGGAGAACTGCACGAGCGGGTACGTGCTGCACGCCGGTGACGCGGTCAACCTCGCGATCGGTCAAGGCGACGTCAGCGCAACGCCACTGCAGATGGCGGCGACGTACGCCGCGGTGGCGACGGGCGGCACACGCGTGACGCCGACGCTCGTGCCCAACGCGACGTCCGCGCAGACGGAGACCACGAGCCTGCACCTCGACCCCGCGATGCTGGCCGTCGAGCGCGACGGTCTCGCCCGCGTCCTGCGCTCGGGGACGGCGTCGGACGCCTTCGCCGGGTTCGACCTCGCCCGCTTCCCGATCAGCGGCAAGACCGGCACCGCCGAGGTGTACGGCAAGCAGGCGACCGCGTGGTTCGCCTCTTACATGCCCGAGCCAGTCGCGGGGCACCGCTACGTCGTCGTCGTGCGCGTCGACCAGGGCGGCGAGGGCGGACGCGTGGCGGCACCCATCGGGCGCGCTGTGTGGGATGCCATCGCACGTCGGGGCGCCTGA
- the mreC gene encoding rod shape-determining protein MreC — translation MAVLAVLLLALTASPALRARGQHLTSGALGAIAGWVTPRDDALREAKEARIRAEARAAAVSDADHVVDEASKLSRSFAASGRDVVTARVVAFTPATAAGDARRVQIDAGRDAGLETAQAVVAAGGLVGRVTAVDEHAATVTLITDPASVVGARLEPGGTLARVSGAAPDGVAARAEGSVSLVLAAGGSATKGARVVTAGSPQGRPYPAGLPIGTVTSIDPDRGRLERSATVRPAVDPSSLDVVGVLRPRASR, via the coding sequence GTGGCCGTGCTCGCCGTCCTGCTGCTCGCGCTCACCGCCTCACCCGCGCTGCGCGCACGGGGTCAGCACTTGACCTCGGGTGCGCTCGGTGCGATCGCCGGCTGGGTGACCCCCCGCGACGACGCGTTGCGCGAGGCGAAGGAAGCGCGCATCCGCGCCGAGGCGCGGGCCGCCGCCGTCAGCGACGCCGACCACGTCGTCGACGAGGCTTCGAAGCTGTCGCGCTCGTTCGCCGCGTCAGGACGCGACGTCGTGACAGCGCGCGTCGTCGCGTTCACGCCCGCGACGGCGGCCGGTGACGCCCGGCGCGTCCAGATCGACGCGGGCCGGGACGCCGGGCTCGAGACGGCGCAGGCCGTCGTCGCGGCCGGCGGGCTCGTCGGACGGGTCACGGCGGTCGACGAGCACGCCGCGACGGTCACGCTCATCACTGACCCGGCGAGCGTCGTCGGAGCGCGCCTCGAACCGGGCGGCACGCTGGCCCGCGTCAGCGGAGCGGCGCCCGACGGGGTGGCCGCGCGCGCCGAGGGATCCGTCAGTCTCGTTCTCGCGGCGGGCGGTTCGGCGACGAAGGGAGCCCGCGTCGTCACCGCCGGCAGCCCCCAGGGCCGGCCGTACCCGGCGGGGTTGCCCATCGGGACGGTCACCTCGATCGACCCCGACCGTGGCCGCCTGGAGCGCAGCGCCACCGTCCGCCCCGCCGTCGACCCCAGCAGCCTCGACGTCGTCGGCGTGCTGCGCCCGCGGGCGTCGCGATGA
- a CDS encoding rod shape-determining protein: MLGRLKTPSRDLAIDLGTAHTLVYESGQGIVVDEPSVVALDAATGDLLAAGHDAKEMLGRAPGRVSVVRPLVGGVISDADAAERMLRYFIARSRPSRLIRPRVVVCVPSEVTGVERRALEDAAMRAGARHVDVIEEAVAAAVGAGLNVQATQASMVVDIGGGTSDVAVTSLGGVVRSRSVRLGGHELDDAIAAHLKNEYALLLGERTAERIKLDVGSAFPLTEELTCEVRGRDLIGGLPRSVTVTSVEIRRALEPTLLAICDTVRATLDACPPELAGDILDTGIVLTGGGAQLRGLDVRLHHELAVPVRVAADPANAVVLGAGACVENYDLMRGLLMPVTR, from the coding sequence GTGCTCGGACGACTGAAGACCCCCTCGCGTGATCTCGCGATCGACCTCGGGACCGCGCACACGCTCGTCTACGAGAGCGGGCAGGGCATCGTCGTCGACGAACCCAGCGTCGTCGCACTCGACGCGGCGACCGGCGACCTGCTCGCCGCCGGCCACGACGCCAAGGAGATGCTCGGACGAGCCCCCGGGCGCGTCTCCGTCGTCCGCCCCCTCGTCGGCGGCGTCATCAGCGACGCCGACGCCGCCGAGCGCATGCTGCGCTACTTCATCGCCCGCTCGCGACCCTCCCGCCTCATCCGCCCACGCGTCGTCGTCTGCGTCCCCTCGGAGGTGACCGGCGTCGAACGCCGCGCCCTCGAGGACGCCGCGATGCGCGCCGGCGCGCGCCACGTCGACGTCATCGAAGAAGCCGTCGCCGCCGCAGTCGGCGCCGGGCTCAACGTGCAGGCCACGCAGGCGTCGATGGTCGTCGACATCGGCGGCGGCACGAGCGACGTCGCCGTCACGAGCCTCGGCGGGGTCGTGCGCTCACGCTCCGTCCGCCTCGGCGGCCACGAACTCGACGACGCGATCGCAGCCCACCTGAAGAACGAATACGCGCTGCTGCTCGGCGAACGCACCGCCGAACGCATCAAGCTCGACGTCGGCAGCGCCTTCCCGCTCACCGAGGAACTGACGTGCGAGGTGCGCGGACGCGACCTCATCGGTGGGCTGCCGCGCAGCGTCACCGTGACGAGCGTCGAGATCCGGCGCGCGCTGGAACCGACCCTGCTCGCGATCTGCGACACCGTCCGCGCCACCCTCGACGCATGCCCGCCGGAGCTGGCCGGCGACATCCTCGACACCGGCATCGTCCTGACCGGCGGGGGAGCGCAGCTGCGCGGGCTCGACGTGCGCCTGCACCACGAACTCGCCGTTCCCGTCCGCGTCGCCGCCGACCCGGCGAACGCCGTCGTCCTCGGCGCCGGTGCGTGCGTCGAGAACTACGACCTCATGCGTGGGCTGCTCATGCCCGTGACGCGGTGA
- a CDS encoding TraR/DksA family transcriptional regulator, whose amino-acid sequence MTPDAARALLVEKRRETVARLRGLDESWADIVESARDANIDDEHDPEGSTVAVARAQVSSLADEGRGRLAAIDAALARVDTGTFGVCERCGATIPDARLEARPTATRCVTCAAAR is encoded by the coding sequence ATGACCCCGGACGCTGCTCGCGCGCTGCTGGTCGAGAAACGTCGGGAGACGGTGGCTCGCCTGCGGGGGTTGGATGAGAGTTGGGCCGACATCGTCGAGTCGGCGCGCGATGCGAACATCGACGACGAGCACGACCCGGAGGGTTCGACGGTCGCCGTCGCCCGGGCGCAGGTCTCGTCGCTGGCTGACGAGGGACGTGGCCGACTCGCTGCGATCGACGCTGCGCTCGCACGCGTCGACACGGGAACGTTCGGTGTGTGCGAACGCTGCGGCGCGACGATTCCGGACGCTCGTCTCGAGGCTCGCCCGACAGCCACCCGCTGCGTCACGTGCGCGGCAGCGCGCTGA
- the ndk gene encoding nucleoside-diphosphate kinase has product MTAQLERSLVIIKPDGYRRGLTGEVLRRIEAKGYTIAKLQVTEATRDQLAAHYAEHEGKPFYEPLVEFMSSGPIVVAVIEGNDCIKGFRSLAGATNPTDAAPGSIRGDLGRDWGLKVQQNIVHGSDSTESAEREIAIWF; this is encoded by the coding sequence ATGACCGCACAGCTCGAACGCTCCCTCGTCATCATCAAGCCCGACGGCTACCGCCGCGGCCTCACCGGCGAGGTGCTGCGCCGCATCGAAGCGAAGGGCTACACGATCGCCAAGCTGCAGGTGACGGAGGCGACTCGCGACCAGCTCGCTGCGCACTACGCCGAACACGAAGGCAAGCCCTTCTACGAACCGCTCGTCGAATTCATGAGCTCCGGCCCCATCGTCGTCGCCGTCATCGAAGGCAACGACTGCATCAAGGGCTTCCGCTCCCTCGCCGGCGCCACCAACCCCACGGACGCGGCCCCCGGATCCATCCGCGGCGACCTCGGCCGCGACTGGGGCCTCAAGGTGCAGCAGAACATCGTCCACGGTTCCGACTCCACCGAATCCGCCGAACGCGAGATCGCGATCTGGTTCTGA